ATAGCGCCGAAGCCGAGGGTGACGAGCAGCGTCGCGACCACGTAGACGTTGGAAAGGTCCGCCCAGAGCAGCGCGCTGCCGACGATGCCGGCAAGGATCATCAGGCCGCCCATGGTGGGCGTTCCGGCCTTCTTGAAATGCGTCTGCGGCCCGTCGGCGCGGATCGGCTGGCCCTTGCCCTGGCGGATGCGCAGCGACGAGATGATCATCGGCCCGAACAGGAAGACGATGGTCGCGGAGGTGAACAGCGCGGCGCCGGTGCGGAAGGTAATATAGCGGAACAGGTTGAACACCTGAATGGTGTTCGCCAGCTCGACGAGCCAAAGCAGCATTGTCACCCTTTCCCCAAAGGTTCCCGAAAGCGTCCCCGGTGTGACCGACCGGAGATGGGAAGCAAATCACATAAAAGATAAGGTCCGGCGGGTCTCACCCGGCCGAACCTCCCTCAAGTCTCGCGTTCCCTCTCGGAGAACGCCGGATATTTGTCAAGCAGGGCGGCGACGATGCGGCTGAAACCCGTGCCCTTCGACGACTTCACGACAAGCACATCGCCCGGCTGCACCGCCTCCAGCGCATGGGCGGCGAGCGCGTCGGCTGTCTCGCGATAGTCCGTCTCGATTTCCTCCGGCAGCGCGTCGCGCAGCGCCGCCATGTCCGGGCCGCCGAGCCAGACCGTGCCGATGGCGCCAGCGACGAGCGGTTCGGCAAGGCCGGCATGGACGGCGGGCGAATGCTCGCCCATCTCCAGCATGTCGCCGAGCACGGCGATGCGCCGACCCCGGCCATGCGGCTCGGCGTCACGTAAAAGCGCGATGGCAGCCCGCATCGAGGCAGGATTGGCGTTGTAGCTCTCGTCGATCAGCGTGAACCAGCCGCCGTCCTTGGCGAGCCGGTAACGCCGGCCCCGGCCCTTCTCGGCCTCCATGGTGGCAAGGCCAGCCATCGCCTTCTCGATATCGCCGCCGGCAAGATGCACAGCGCCGAGCACGGCGACGGCGTTTTCCGCGATATGCCGGCCGGGTGCGCCCATCGGCACTTCCAGCGTCTGCCCGCCGACGGCGGCGCGCAGCAGGCTGCCTTCCGGGCCGCTCGTGAAATCGAGCAGGCGGAATTCCGAACCGGGATCGGCCCCGAAGCTGTGGATATGCGAGACGCCGGCCGCTTTCGCCGCCCGTTCGAGGAAGGCGAACTGCTCGTTGTCTCGGTTGAGGATCGCGTGTCCGCCCGGCACGACGCCCTCGAAAATCTCGGCCTTGGCGGCGGCGATCTCTTCGAGATCGCGGAAATTGCCGAGATGGGCCGCAGCGATGGTGGTGATCATCGCGATATGCGGGCGCACCATGCCGACCAGCGGGCGTATCTCGTCCGCGTGGTTCATACCGATCTCGAAGATGCCGTAGTCGGTGGTCTCCGGCATGCGGGCGAGCGTCAGCGGCACGCCCCAATGGTTGTTGAAGGAGGCGACGGAGGCATGCACGCTGCCGGAGGGCGACAGCGCCTGGCGCAGCATCTCCTTGCTCGTCGTCTTGCCGACCGAGCCGGTGACGGCGATGATGCGCGCCGCCGTGCGGTCGCGCGCCGCGCAGCCGAGGTCGATCAGCGCCTGAAGCACGTCCTGCACCACGATCATCGGCGTGACGAGGCGGCCGAGCGCCGGCAGCTTGCCTTCGCTCACCACCAGCAGCCCCGCGCCGTTGGCGACGGCGAAGCTCGCGAAATCGTGGCCGTCCACGCGGTCGCCCTTGATGGCGAAGAAGGCCTCGCCCGGCGCGATGGCCCGGCTGTCGATGGAAATGCCGGTCACGCCCTGCGGCAGGTTGCCGATGGGGCGGCCATGCATGGCGGCGATGAGGTCAGCGCTGGTCCAGAGCCAGGTCAACGGTCCAACTCCTCCAGCGCCTTGCGCAATTCGGCATGGTCGGAGAACGGCAGGGTCACGGTCCCGACCGTCTGCCCTTCCTCATGCCCCTTGCCGGCGACGATCAGCGTGTCGCCCGATTGCAGCATCCTGACAGCCCCGCGGATCGCTTCCGCGCGGTCGCCGATCTCCGTCGCGCCCTTGGCGGCGGCCATGATCTCGGAGCGGATGACGGCCGGCACTTCCGAGCGCGGATTGTCGTCGGTGACGATCACCACATCGGCCAGACGCGTGGCGATCTCGCCCATGATCGGCCGCTTGCCCTTGTCGCGGTCGCCGCCGCAGCCGAAGACCACGATGACGCGGCCGGTGGTGAAGGGACGCACGGAGGTCAGCACGTTCTCCAGCGCATCCGGCTTGTGTGCGTAGTCGACATAGGCGAGCGCGCCGTTCTTCGCATGGCCCACCAGTTCGAGGCGGCCGGACGCGCCAATCAGCTTTTCGAGCGCGGCCATGGCAACGGCGGCGGGAACGCCGGTCGACATAGCAAGGCCGGCCGCGACCAGCGCGTTCGCCACCTGAAAATCGCCGGCCAGCGGAATATGAACTTCAAAAATCTCGCCGCCGGCATGGATTTCGGCGGTCTGCTTGTGGCGGAAATGCTCGACGCGCTTCAGCGTCAGGTAGTCACCTTTACGGCCGACCGTGCGCACGTCGAGACCGGCCTTGCGCGCGGCGTCGATCGCCACGCCCGACCATTCGTCGTCGGCATAGATGATGGCGGGCGCGCCCTTTTCCAGGAGCGTATCGAAGAGCCGCATCTTGGAGGCCATGTAGTGCTCGACCGTCGGATGGTAGTCCATGTGGTCGCGGCCGAGATTGGTGAAGGCGGCGGCGGAAAGCCGCACGCCGTCGAGGCGCGACTGGTCGAGGCCGTGGCTGGAGGCCTCCATGGCGGCATGGGTGACGCCGGCATCGGCAAGCTCGGCGAGCAGTTCATGCAGCGACACCGGGTCGGGCGTCGTCAGCGAGCCATAATCGTTGCGGCCGGGCGCAACGACGCCGGTCGTGCCGATCATCGCGGCCGCATGGCCGGCATGTTCCCATATCTGGCGGGTGAAGGAGGCAACGGAGGTTTTCCCGGCAGTGCCGGTGACGGCCACCATGGTTTCCGGCTGACGGCCATAAAACCGCGCGGCGGCAAGCGCCAGGAAGCGGCGCGGCTCGGCAGCGGCGATGACCGGCACGGACGTCTCGACCTTGGTACCCTCGGCAACCACGACAGCGGCTGCGCCCCGGGATACGGCGTCGTCGATGAAGGCGCTGCCGTCGGCCCTGGTGCCGGAAACGGCAACGAAGAGATTGCCGGGCTTGACCTTGCGGCTGTCGCTGGCGATGCCGGTCGCGTCTATCGCGGCGGCGGCGCTGAGGTCGTTGGTTTCGGGTCCGGCGAGGTCACTGATCTTCATTGTCCGCTCTGTTGCTTTCTTTGGCGGCCGATTCAGCTCTCGAATCGGCATCCCGTCATCTCCATTCAATAAGACACAAGCAAGGCAGACCCGTCCTCACCAAATTTCGGCTTTACACCGAGAAGCGCGGCGGAACGGCGGATGATCTCGCCCACCATGGGCGCGGCATTGAGACCAGCGGTGCGGCCCCCGCCCTCGCCCGTCTGCGGCGCATCGATGAAGGTCAGGACCACGTATTTCGGGTCGTCGATGGGGAAGCCGGAGAGGAAGGCGTTAAAGTTCTGCGTGTTGGAATAGCGCCCGCCCACGACCTTGTTCGCCGTGCCGGTCTTGCCGCCCACGTTGAAGCCCGGCACCAGCGAGCGCCGGCCGGAGCCGTCGTTGGCGTTGAGCTTGAAGAGGTAGCGCATGCTCTCGACGGTCTTGGGACCGATGACGACCTTGGCGATCTCGTCCGCCTCTTCCTGCGTACGCGGCAGGAAGGTGGGGTTGAGGAGCTTGCCGCCATTGATGAGGGCTGCGCCCGCCACCGCCGTCTGCAGCGGCGTCGTGGAAACGCCGTGACCGAAGGAGATGGTGATCGAGTTGATCTTCTTCCATTCGCGCGGCTGGCTCGGGGTCTTCACCTCGGGCAGCTCGGTCTCCATGCGCGTCAGGAGACCCATGCGCGTCAGGAACTCCTTGTGCGCCTCGATGCCGACGACGTCGGCCATCTTGGCGGTGCCGATGTTGGAGGAATACTGGAAGATCTCCGGCACGGTCAGCACGCGATGCTTACCGTGAAAGTCCTTGATGGTAAAGCCGCCGATGCGGATGGGCGCGCGGGCGTCGAAGCTGTCGGTGAGCCGCACCTTGCCCGAATCGAGCGCCATGGCGGTCGTGAAGCTCTTGAAGGTGGAGCCCATTTCGAACGTGCCGTTCGACATGCGGTTCATCCAGCCTTCCTTGGCGCCCTCGGCCGGGTTGTTCGGATCGTAGTCCGGATAGGAGGCCATGGCGAGGACCTCGCCGGTGCGCACGTCGAGCACGACCGCGCCGGCGGCGATGGCCTTGTATTTCTCCATGCCGTCCTTGACGACCTCACGCACCACGGCCTGCACGCGCAGGTCGATGGAAAGACGCACCGGCTCCAGCTTGGCGTCGCTCGTCATGCCGATGGCGGCAAGGTCGGCGAGACCCTGGCTGTCGATGTAGCGCTCCATGCCGGCAATGCCGCGGTTGTCGATATTGACGTGGCCGACGATATGCGAGGCGGTCGCGCCGCCCGGATAGAAGCGGCGCTTTTCCGGCCGGAAGCCGACGCCGGGAATGCCGAGCGCGAGGATGCGGCTCTGCTGCTTGGGCGTGAGCTGGCGCTTCAGCCACTGGAAGCGGGACTTGGAAGTAAGCTTGCGATAGGTGCCCCGGCGGTCGAGGTCCGGCATCACGGTCGCCAGCATCTCGACCGCCTCATCCGCATCGACGATCTTGTGCGGCTCGGCATAGAGCGAGACGGTGCGGATGTCGGTGGCGAGGATTTCGCCGTTGCGGTCGACGATATCGGGACGCGAGGCCATCAGGTGGTCGGCCGGGCCGATGGAGGAGACGGTCTCGGGCGAGGCCATGCCGTACTGAACGAGCCGGCCGCCGATGACGGCATAGACCATGCCGAAGCAGCAGATGATGACGGCGACGCGGCTACGGGCCTGCGAGCCGGAGCGCTTGCGTGTGCCCTCGAAGGCCTGCCCGTTGCCGCCGACGCGGTTGTTGTTGCCGCCGGCGCTGAAATGCGCCTTGCTCTTCAGGTCCATGATGCGGGAGAGGAACGACATCAGTTTGCCACCGATCCGGTTTGGATTGCGTCCGTGCTCTTCTTCTTGGTCTTCTTGTCGCCCTCGGCGATTTTCTCGTCCTTCGCAGGCTCCAGCGCCGGCAGTTCGGCGGTCGGCATCGGCAGCTCGTTCGGCTGGGCGAGTTGGGTCGATTCGGTCGGCACGAGCTTGAGGTCGGCTTCGAAGGTCTTGACGAGGCGGTTGAGGCGGTTCGGCTGCGTCAGCAGCGCCCAGTCGGCCTTGAGGAGATCGATCGTATCTTCCTCAAGCTTGATCTCGGCGTCGAGCTTGCGCACCTCCTCAAGCTTGTTCTCAGCCTGATGCTTGATCGAGTAGGTAACGGTGGCTGCTGCGGTCATGACGGCGATCATCACGACATCAAGGGTACGGAACATCACTCAGCTTCCCATCTTCTCGAGGCTGGCAAGGTTGGGCAGGTTGAAAATGGACAGATCATCCGTCCCGGCAGGGGCGCCCGTGCGCTCACCCGCCCTCAGCTTCGCGGATCGGGCGCGCGGGTTGACCGCGCTCTCCTCGTCGCTCGCGGCCACCATAGGGCGCCCGACTGGTGCGAAGGTTGCGGCCTTGTCGTGAACCTGCGGCAGATGGCGCGATCCCGCCGCCTTGCCCGCGCGATCCTGGAAGAATTTCTTGACGATGCGGTCTTCCAGCGAATGGAAGGAAACGATGACAAGGCGACCGCCCGGCTTCAGCGCGCGCTCGGCGGCGAACAGCGCCTCGGCCAATTCACCGAGTTCGTCGTTGACAAAGACGCGCAGCGCCTGGAAGACGCGCGTCGCGGGATGGATCTTGTCCTTGGCCTTGCGCGGCGTCGTCAGCTCGATGAGGTTGGCGAGCTGGCGCGTTGTCGTGAACGGCTCCTTCTCGCGCGCTTTCTCGATGGCCCGGGCGATACGGCCGGCCTGCTTTTCTTCGCCGAGGAAGCCGAAGATGCGGATGAGATCGGAAACCTTGGCGCGGTTCACCACATCGGCCGCCGAAACGCCGGAGGCCGACATGCGCATGTCGAGCGGCCCGTTCTTCTGGAAGGAGAAGCCGCGCTCGGCCTCATCGATCTGCATGGAGGAAACGCCGATATCGAGCACGATGCCATCGAGGCCGCCCGCGGGCGCGTGCTCGGCAAGATCGGAAAAGCGGGAATGAATGAGCGTAAGACGGCCGCCGGAGGCCTTCACCAGGTCCTGCCCGCCGGCAATGGCCGTCGGGTCGCGGTCAAGACCGATGACGTCGGCACCGGCCGCAAGGATGGCGGAGCTATAACCGCCAGCGCCAAAAGTGCCGTCGAGGATGACCTGGCCGGGCTTGGGCGCAAGCGCTTCGAGGACTTCGGAGAGAAGAACCGGAATGTGACGGACCGGTCCGCCATCGGCATCAGAAACCCCGTTGCCAATATCCGCCGCCATTCCGATTCTCCGTCTTACACCGAGCCCAGACCTCGCGTTCTGAACTCTTCCCGGGCTGCCGCCTGCGTGGCTAGAAATGTCTGCGGCGCCCAGAGCTGAAAATGATCCGCCCGACCGACAAAGGTCACGTCCGTCGTGATGCCCGTATAGTCCCGGATGAAATCCGTGACCGGCAGGCGCCCCTCCGAATCGAGCTTCATGAAGACCCCGCCCCCGTGAATGAGGAGCGACATCCCGTTGGCCTTCGGCGAAAACGCATCCTCGCTGGCGATCTGGCGCTCGAAACGATCGAGCAGATCCAGCCCACCGACGCTGATCGCCGGAAACATGAAATCCTGGAAGCAATAAAGTTCCCGGATGTCGCGTTGCGACAGCACGGAGCGGAATGCCGAAGGAACGGAAACCCTCCCCTTGGCATCGACCCTGTTCGTCGCATTCGACAGGAACCGGTTCATGACGCGATACAGCCGCTTCCAAAGCCGGAGCGCTGTGCATCCCCCCCGGCGTTACCAACACAACACCACGCGCGCAAACCTGCCCCGATGCGGCACTGAAGTGCCACACCGTCCCCGGACGGTTCGCCTCAAAGCTTTGCGATGATCGGACGCTCATGCGTCCTCGTGCAGTGTGATTTTGGGATACCATGGGACCATATGGGCGTCAATGGGAAGAGACCTCGTTCCCTTTACTCGGACCGTCAAAGGCTCACAGGCGTGAGAATTTGCGTTGTGCAAAAATTCACGTTCTGGGGTTAGTTTGTTTTCCTGGTAAAAACAGTTTCTTAACCGTAATTTCCAATAGTTAACATGAAGTTAAGACAGACTGCCGGTGCAAGGAAAGGCGCATGTCGACCTCAAATATAGATATGAGTTTTCCGGAGACTTACGAAACGAGGCCGCAACGCATACCCGGTCATCGCGCGACACTGTCGATACGATGAAAATAGAATACCAGATACTATTGCAAGAAATTACGACATAAGAAGAAGAGAGAAGACATGCTGAAGAAAATCCTGTTCGTTACATCCTTTCCGCCCTTCCCGATGGATCGCAGCGGGGGCGGGATACGATCACGGTTGCTTCTCGATGCACTGGCAGAATGCGGGCAGGTCAGCATTTTTTACCTGAACTATCGCGGCGCCGACCACGACCTTCAAAAAATTCCCGGCTCACCCTTTGGCAACGGCACCCTGCTGCTCTCGGAATCCGTCCTGATTCCCGGGCACGGAAGCGGGAAGGTCCGCGCCTATGCCGCCAAAGCCTTCGACTTCGTCGCCGGCCGGGGCATGGCCGCGGCGGGTCTGAGGGTCAGCAAGGAGGCACGCCGGCTTATGGGCGAGATGATCGATCGCGGGGACGTCGATCTGGTCGTCGGCCGCCTGAGCCGCCCGACAGCGGTCGCCGGTCTCCTCGAGGAGCGGCGCGTGCCCCTCATCGTCGACGCCGACGATTGGGAGCCGAGCCGCACCATCGCGCAGATCCGCGCAACGCCTGCCCACAATGTTCCCTTGCGCATTTTCCTGCGTCGCTACCTTCAAGGCTCGCAGGCCCTCGGAGACCGGCTTCTTGAAAGGGCCGATCACGTCTGGCTCGCATCCGAGGCGGACACGTCGATGCTCGCCCGCCCGAATGTCACGACCCTCCCGAACCTGCCACTGGCGAAAGCAGGCGAGTCGATCGCCCCTCTGGACAGGTCTGCCCGGGATTCGAAAACCCTCTTTGCCGTCGGCCAATGGAGCCGTTCACAGAATTCCGACGGCATGAAGTGGTTCCTGCGAAACGTCTGGCCGCTGCTCGTCGAACGCATGCCCGAAGTGGAGCTTCGCATCAGCGGCGACACCCCGGAAGCACTGGCGCGGGAATGGCGCGCGCTGCCGAATGTCCGCCCGCTGGGCTTCGTCGATGACCTGCGTGCAGAATACGACAAGGCGGCCCTGGTGGCCGCCCCGATCACCTGGGGCGGCGGCACCAAGATCAAGGTTCTGGAGGCGCTTGCCTATGGCCGCGTGCCGGTCGGCCCGGATCATGCCTTCGACGGCCTTGCCGATGTATCCTCCATCCAGGCCATCGCCGCCGTCGAAAACGACCCGGCGAGAACCGCCGAGACGATCGCGAGCCTGCTCGACGATCCGCAGGCGCGACACGCGCGCGAGGTTGCGGCCGTTGAATATTACCGGGAAAACTACTCCGTCGCCGCATTCAACCGGCACGTCCGGAATACCGTGGAGCAGGTTATCGGGCTGGAATGACCGCCCTCGCCCAGACGGCATAGAGAGAATTTGCCAGTTGGCCTGTAAGCCGGGTTCTGTATGGCTCCGGCTCTCGCCGGAACGTGGCAGCCATTCATCTGGGACCGGACTTGCGCCCGGCCTCTTGCAACCCACCCGGATGACCGGCCCGGAAACAGGCTGGACCGCTTGCGCGGCCCGCGTCATCCCTATTCGGTTTTGCTCCCGGTGGGGTTTACCGTGCCGTCCATGTCGCCATGGCCGCGGTGGGCTCTTACCCCACCCTTTCACCCTTACCTTCCGGGGAAGGCGGTTTGCTTTCTGTGGCACTTTCCCTGGGGTCGCCCCCGCCGGACGTTATCCGGCACCGTGTTTCCGTGGAGCCCGGACTTTCCTCACCCTGCGGCCTTTCGGCACTTGCAAGGCGCGGCTGCCCGGCCAACTGGCAGGGGGTGACTAGCCCATGGCGGACCGAAACACCAGAGCCTCAGCGAAAATGAACGGCGAAATCGGTTTCATAGTCCGGTTCGTCGAGCTGGCCGCGAATCACAAAGTCCGCGCCGATACGGCCGATCTCGTCGGAACTCTTGGCCGCCGCGCCGTTACCGCCGGTCAGAAGCGCGATGCGCTCGCCCGCCACGAAACCGGCATAGGGATAACCGTGCTCAGTGTAGGTCGTGACGCAGGGAACGGAGACGAGGCGTACCGGGTCGAGATCGGGAAGCGATCGGGCGAGCAGCCGCTTGAGATGGACGATGGCCTCTGGCCGCCCCTCCACGCGGAACCAGTCGCGGATCGCCTGCTCATCCTCTATCGCCACTTCGGTCGGGTCGCCACCGATCTTGAGATAGGTGTTGCCGTCCGGATAGACGATGGGCGGCAGGAAATAGAAATGGTCGGAGGGATCGGCGCTCTCGTCGATCCACGAAGGCATGCCGCTATAGGCTGCCACCTGCTCCGGCTTCAACTGCGCCAGCACGATGGTGCGCGCCTTGACGACCAGCGACGGCACTCTCGGCAGCAGCCCCGGCGCCCGGGAAAAGCCGCCGGTCGCCACCAGTACGCGGCCGCCCGTCACCGAACCACCGGACTTCAGCGCCACGGACGCCCGGTCGCCGGCGTCCGTCACGGCAAGCACATCATCGGAGACAGAGACCCCACCTGCCTTTTCCATGGCGGCGACCTGCGCGGCGACGAGCTTGCGGGGATCGACATATCCCGCCCCCTTCGCCTCGAAGACCCCGGCGGAAGTCTCCGGCAGGGCGAACCACGGGAACTGTGCGCGCAACGCGGTTCTGTCTAGCAATGGCGCGTCGAGCGCATACCGCCTTGCAACCTCC
This DNA window, taken from Shinella zoogloeoides, encodes the following:
- the mraZ gene encoding division/cell wall cluster transcriptional repressor MraZ — translated: MNRFLSNATNRVDAKGRVSVPSAFRSVLSQRDIRELYCFQDFMFPAISVGGLDLLDRFERQIASEDAFSPKANGMSLLIHGGGVFMKLDSEGRLPVTDFIRDYTGITTDVTFVGRADHFQLWAPQTFLATQAAAREEFRTRGLGSV
- a CDS encoding glycosyltransferase produces the protein MLKKILFVTSFPPFPMDRSGGGIRSRLLLDALAECGQVSIFYLNYRGADHDLQKIPGSPFGNGTLLLSESVLIPGHGSGKVRAYAAKAFDFVAGRGMAAAGLRVSKEARRLMGEMIDRGDVDLVVGRLSRPTAVAGLLEERRVPLIVDADDWEPSRTIAQIRATPAHNVPLRIFLRRYLQGSQALGDRLLERADHVWLASEADTSMLARPNVTTLPNLPLAKAGESIAPLDRSARDSKTLFAVGQWSRSQNSDGMKWFLRNVWPLLVERMPEVELRISGDTPEALAREWRALPNVRPLGFVDDLRAEYDKAALVAAPITWGGGTKIKVLEALAYGRVPVGPDHAFDGLADVSSIQAIAAVENDPARTAETIASLLDDPQARHAREVAAVEYYRENYSVAAFNRHVRNTVEQVIGLE
- the ftsL gene encoding cell division protein FtsL, whose translation is MFRTLDVVMIAVMTAAATVTYSIKHQAENKLEEVRKLDAEIKLEEDTIDLLKADWALLTQPNRLNRLVKTFEADLKLVPTESTQLAQPNELPMPTAELPALEPAKDEKIAEGDKKTKKKSTDAIQTGSVAN
- a CDS encoding UDP-N-acetylmuramoyl-L-alanyl-D-glutamate--2,6-diaminopimelate ligase; translation: MKISDLAGPETNDLSAAAAIDATGIASDSRKVKPGNLFVAVSGTRADGSAFIDDAVSRGAAAVVVAEGTKVETSVPVIAAAEPRRFLALAAARFYGRQPETMVAVTGTAGKTSVASFTRQIWEHAGHAAAMIGTTGVVAPGRNDYGSLTTPDPVSLHELLAELADAGVTHAAMEASSHGLDQSRLDGVRLSAAAFTNLGRDHMDYHPTVEHYMASKMRLFDTLLEKGAPAIIYADDEWSGVAIDAARKAGLDVRTVGRKGDYLTLKRVEHFRHKQTAEIHAGGEIFEVHIPLAGDFQVANALVAAGLAMSTGVPAAVAMAALEKLIGASGRLELVGHAKNGALAYVDYAHKPDALENVLTSVRPFTTGRVIVVFGCGGDRDKGKRPIMGEIATRLADVVIVTDDNPRSEVPAVIRSEIMAAAKGATEIGDRAEAIRGAVRMLQSGDTLIVAGKGHEEGQTVGTVTLPFSDHAELRKALEELDR
- a CDS encoding peptidoglycan D,D-transpeptidase FtsI family protein; this encodes MSFLSRIMDLKSKAHFSAGGNNNRVGGNGQAFEGTRKRSGSQARSRVAVIICCFGMVYAVIGGRLVQYGMASPETVSSIGPADHLMASRPDIVDRNGEILATDIRTVSLYAEPHKIVDADEAVEMLATVMPDLDRRGTYRKLTSKSRFQWLKRQLTPKQQSRILALGIPGVGFRPEKRRFYPGGATASHIVGHVNIDNRGIAGMERYIDSQGLADLAAIGMTSDAKLEPVRLSIDLRVQAVVREVVKDGMEKYKAIAAGAVVLDVRTGEVLAMASYPDYDPNNPAEGAKEGWMNRMSNGTFEMGSTFKSFTTAMALDSGKVRLTDSFDARAPIRIGGFTIKDFHGKHRVLTVPEIFQYSSNIGTAKMADVVGIEAHKEFLTRMGLLTRMETELPEVKTPSQPREWKKINSITISFGHGVSTTPLQTAVAGAALINGGKLLNPTFLPRTQEEADEIAKVVIGPKTVESMRYLFKLNANDGSGRRSLVPGFNVGGKTGTANKVVGGRYSNTQNFNAFLSGFPIDDPKYVVLTFIDAPQTGEGGGRTAGLNAAPMVGEIIRRSAALLGVKPKFGEDGSALLVSY
- a CDS encoding NAD(P)/FAD-dependent oxidoreductase codes for the protein MVRHFDFVVVGRGMMGAAAARHLAKTGASVALVGRGEPADWKAHDGVFSSHYDSGRITRTIDHDRDWALLANRSIARYREIEAESGIAFYGETGCLISGPAGSDFVRSVEEVARRYALDAPLLDRTALRAQFPWFALPETSAGVFEAKGAGYVDPRKLVAAQVAAMEKAGGVSVSDDVLAVTDAGDRASVALKSGGSVTGGRVLVATGGFSRAPGLLPRVPSLVVKARTIVLAQLKPEQVAAYSGMPSWIDESADPSDHFYFLPPIVYPDGNTYLKIGGDPTEVAIEDEQAIRDWFRVEGRPEAIVHLKRLLARSLPDLDPVRLVSVPCVTTYTEHGYPYAGFVAGERIALLTGGNGAAAKSSDEIGRIGADFVIRGQLDEPDYETDFAVHFR
- a CDS encoding UDP-N-acetylmuramoylalanyl-D-glutamyl-2,6-diaminopimelate--D-alanyl-D-alanine ligase, whose amino-acid sequence is MTWLWTSADLIAAMHGRPIGNLPQGVTGISIDSRAIAPGEAFFAIKGDRVDGHDFASFAVANGAGLLVVSEGKLPALGRLVTPMIVVQDVLQALIDLGCAARDRTAARIIAVTGSVGKTTSKEMLRQALSPSGSVHASVASFNNHWGVPLTLARMPETTDYGIFEIGMNHADEIRPLVGMVRPHIAMITTIAAAHLGNFRDLEEIAAAKAEIFEGVVPGGHAILNRDNEQFAFLERAAKAAGVSHIHSFGADPGSEFRLLDFTSGPEGSLLRAAVGGQTLEVPMGAPGRHIAENAVAVLGAVHLAGGDIEKAMAGLATMEAEKGRGRRYRLAKDGGWFTLIDESYNANPASMRAAIALLRDAEPHGRGRRIAVLGDMLEMGEHSPAVHAGLAEPLVAGAIGTVWLGGPDMAALRDALPEEIETDYRETADALAAHALEAVQPGDVLVVKSSKGTGFSRIVAALLDKYPAFSERERET
- the rsmH gene encoding 16S rRNA (cytosine(1402)-N(4))-methyltransferase RsmH, producing the protein MAADIGNGVSDADGGPVRHIPVLLSEVLEALAPKPGQVILDGTFGAGGYSSAILAAGADVIGLDRDPTAIAGGQDLVKASGGRLTLIHSRFSDLAEHAPAGGLDGIVLDIGVSSMQIDEAERGFSFQKNGPLDMRMSASGVSAADVVNRAKVSDLIRIFGFLGEEKQAGRIARAIEKAREKEPFTTTRQLANLIELTTPRKAKDKIHPATRVFQALRVFVNDELGELAEALFAAERALKPGGRLVIVSFHSLEDRIVKKFFQDRAGKAAGSRHLPQVHDKAATFAPVGRPMVAASDEESAVNPRARSAKLRAGERTGAPAGTDDLSIFNLPNLASLEKMGS